CGGTTGTCGCGATCGTATTGCGGTTCCTCGACGGCGAGGCGCGACACGAGCTGCCGGAGCTGCGCCGCCACTGCGGCACGGCCGGCACCGGGCTTCGCGCGCACGAGGAGCAAGTAATGGGGCGCGCCCGTGCGGCCGCGCAGTCGGTCGATCGGATCACCGACGAGCGGTGCATACGCGGCGAGTGGAAGCCAGACGTCGACCCCCGCATCCCGCTCGGCGCCGGCAAATCCATCGGCGGCCACGCCGAACACAGTGACCGGCTGATCGCTCAGGTAAAACGTTTGCCCGACGGCGGCTGATGCAGTACCGAACAACTGGATGGCCATGCGCTCGCTCAGCACGGCGCGCATCGGATCCGCGTCGAATCGCGTGTCCGCCGCGTGCAGGAGCCGGCCGGCCTCGGCGCGTACGCCGAGCACATCCATGTAGTCGCCATAGATGAACGCCGTCTGCGCGTGGACGCCGCGCACCTGCGCGTACGAGGCGCCAAACGTCTCGGCGCCGTAGGACGAGATGCCGTGGAGCAGGTTCGTGTCCCGCCGGATCGCGTCGAATTCCGGCGTGGTGATGCCGAGGGCATCGCCGGTTGGCGTCGTGAAGCGCAGATAGTCGGTGCGGCCATCGTCGTGCACGCCGGGCAGCGCGCGCAACAGCAGCCGATCGGCCATGCCGAACACCGCGGTCGCGCTTCCGATGCCTAACGAAAGAGTCGCGGCGACGAGCGCGCAGAAGCGCTTCTGTCGTCGGAGTGTGCGCGCGGCCA
Above is a window of Gemmatimonadaceae bacterium DNA encoding:
- a CDS encoding ABC transporter permease codes for the protein MTQVPATRPWSGILTDIRLAARTLRRQKRFCALVAATLSLGIGSATAVFGMADRLLLRALPGVHDDGRTDYLRFTTPTGDALGITTPEFDAIRRDTNLLHGISSYGAETFGASYAQVRGVHAQTAFIYGDYMDVLGVRAEAGRLLHAADTRFDADPMRAVLSERMAIQLFGTASAAVGQTFYLSDQPVTVFGVAADGFAGAERDAGVDVWLPLAAYAPLVGDPIDRLRGRTGAPHYLLLVRAKPGAGRAAVAAQLRQLVSRLAVEEPQYDRDNRLGRATPALSDGIALPLDARPRIESVLRLLAGMAGLVVVIACANAANLLLVRNVTRRGTVAMQGALGASPGRIGREHFIQSILLGTLGALGGIAVGWTISAIFRGQHVRDISAFAGFPLDGAIVVFAALSAIVTAALAGTVPVFWPATSISTLRFGPWTPGTVQA